The DNA sequence AAATATCACCCTATGTGTGAGACCTGGAAACAAGAAGACATGATATCATATCTTGCAACAATGTAAAAAGAAACATAGCCAATAAAATGCTCACTCTAACTTGGacttgttctgtttctgttctgttatttTGGTATCTAGCTGATACCGAATTCATGTGCCACCCACGCCTTGTTGAGTGTGCTTCTGAACTGCAGTGGTGTTGAACTCTGCACCTCTCTTAGTCGCATGAAGGCTTTCACAAAAGGCTTTAGTCCAGAGGTAAGATGTTTGTTGTTCTCAGTCACAGAagtctgttctttttttgtgtattttattaatttgcttCTTATTCACATCTTtcatgtatgattttttttattgtttttttccgttgTTGTGATGTATACTCAGGACTCATAGCAAATTGTGGAAATTTCTTAAAGTAAAGGTGGAAATCAGAATTATATGACCagaattcattattattcaataaataattgtaaactacaaaaaaatatattacacaGCGCTTGCCAAGCTTATTCAAGGAATTATAGGACCATAATTAATAAACCAcctaatttaatttcaaatcttATTTCAAAGATTTCTTAATTTGCATCAACAGTCACCTGCTTGGTCTCAGTTGCTCATTTCAAAgaccatctctctctttctcttcaacTTTCTCTCTCGATCGTCctcattttttaatgttttttcagaGCAAAGGTTACGCAATAGGAAATGCCCCAGAGCTTGCCAGAGCACATAACAGCCATGCCAGGTAGGTCACAGTCAGTGCAGGTGTCTCAGATTCTGTCAGAAAAATCCAAATTCTGTGACTGGTCTGCCAGACTGTGAGAGGTGGCAGGGTTTGTGCCTGCATCAGTTttcaatctttcttttcttgtttctatGGAGACCGGAGCCCAGGCACCTGCCGGAGAAACAGAATGGAATAAGTGCTGTGCGGACCATGGAAGCTTTCCACTTTGTTAGCTATGTGCCCATCAAAGACCGCCTCTTTGAGCTTGATGGACTCAAGGCTTACCCCATTGACCATGGTAAGACATATAATTACATAGAAATACTCTCGGCCTGTGACactgaaaaggttttttattCTGAAGACTTGTATTGTAATTTCTGTGCTTTGCCTTTCTACAAAAGCATATGTACAAAATTGCCACTTTAAGTATAAAAATGAAGTATATTATAACTATATTGTAGGGCcttggggagaggaggaggaatggacCGATAAAGCTCGACGAGTTATCATGGAGAGGATTGGACTGGCCACTGCTGGGTGAGTCCTGAACCTGTTAGCTTGGGCAGTAGTGGTTCACCTTCTTTGCACACACCCAAGGCTCCATTCTTATGCTGCTGCATTGTTTTTATACAGTGAGCCATACCATGATATCCGCTTCAACCTGATGGCGGTGGTGCCTGACCGCAGAGTGAAGTACGAGTCCAAACTAGAAATTCTAAAGAGGAATCGACAGACTGTTCTGGAGGGTCTGCAGAAGGTCAGGAACTGCCAGAAGGTtcatcacacacaaatcacatttcCACTGTTCCTGGTGGCAGGGTAGCCTGTCAAGTTatctgtgtgacacacacacacacacacacacacacacacacacacacacacacacacacacacacacacacacacacacacacacacacacacacacacacacacacacacacacacacgtagtgaggtttatttatttatttgaattaatagGGGGGAACAACATTGTGACAACATAACTCAGAAGCAGAAGGggagattgtgaccatatttcctgcAACTTGACTTGTTGGAGGAGGCAATGAAGTGTGAAGGGGTAATTCTTGTTTGAGAgggcaaataaaatattttgtcatgacTTCAGATGATCCGGCTCACCCAGCCAGAGCTTGTGCATGACAAGAAGCAGCAggactcctcctctcctgatgACAGCGCCATCAAGAAGGAGACAGATGTGGAGCCAGTTACACCACAAAGGGCTGGTCAGGCATCTCCAGGTATTTCAGTTCGGATTAATTCCCACTTTCTCTCCTTGAATTTCATCATGTGAACTGTGTGGGCTAATCATAAACATTAAagtgataaatataaatacagcgACTCTTGTTTTTGATTCAGTGGATGAGTCAGGAGATCAATCAAAGGATGCTCCTAGCCACTCAGGAAACACTAAGGTCATGGGTAAACCAGCCGTCCCCACTGGAGGAGGTCCCATCACCAGTCCCAACCCCATAGTTCAACGCTTGCCTGCCTTCCTGGACAACCACAACTACGCTAAGTCTCCAATGCAGGTGAGCTTTTTTGCTTAAAGAATGATTTGAGTTGTTCTCCAAATTGTGGCTGATTAGTTTTCTGTTGATCAGCTTATTAACTAAATGTTTCTGCTCAGGGTGTGTTCAGGACTTGCAGTGAGGTttagaaacattcatttttattttttcctctacaACTTTATCACAAAGAATACATTGCAACATGCAAATTTTTTAATGACCCTAACTCTGTATCCAAGGAAACACATTTGATCTGTGTTAGACAGGAAGTGATACATAAACGTTTCTTCTGTAACTACTAGCACAGAGTTTCGATGTCACTTTGCTCTCCAGCTGTCTCAGATATGATTTTTAAGACCGTTTGTGAGTGCTCTTTCAGATTTTGTTGAAACAcattctttctctccctcacattATTCTCCTCACCTCTCAAGCATAAACAAGCATAAAGCCTCTACAGCAAGGTGTTACTATTGAGATAATTGACTGATTCAATTAGGAGTttaactttcttttcttctcacttcctgtttttaggcagtttttttttttttttggtgatgcATCAAATCATTTTGTGGATCCTCTTattgacaggaggaggaggatcttgCTGCTGGAGTTGGTCGCTCTCGTATGCCGGTGCCTCCCAAGCCACCATACtccgatgatgaagatgactatgaggacgatgaggaagaAGTAACTGGTTCTGCCAGCACTTCAAACAGGTTAGTGATTTGATGAGTGTTTTGGAataatttcattatattttaccTTTTAGGACTTAATAAACTAGTTTAggccgttgtttttttttaagtttaatgtTCGCTTTGGTTTAGGTTTAGACGGAAAGCAAGTCTACGTTCAAGACCAGGACGGGTTGCGACTGGAATGGAAAGCCAGATTGCCCTGAGTGTCTTGGCtgagaaactgaagaaagagGCTCAAAGGAAAGACGCAATAAATACGCCTCTTTCCGTGCGCACAGAAGGCCGCACTGGGGGCATTTGTATCACATCTGCCTCGCAGCCCTCCCCCACACCCAGCAACGAAAGCACTGACACAGCCTCTGAGATTGGCAGTGCCTTCAACTCGCCACTGCGCTCACCTGCGCGCTCCCAGGCTACCACGCGGCCGTCCAGTCCGGTTGCATCCCATCTGTCTCGGGTGCTGTTTGGAGAAGATGAGATGCTAAGGCTTGACTCCAGACATAACCGCGCTGTAAGAGAACTGGGCCCGTCTGTCAGCATAGCCTTGTTACACTTGCAGGAGGATGGAGTCATCTTTGCTCTCCTTCCATCTGGTGAGTACACATGATCATTACTGTCGTACACGTTGGTGCTTCTGCTGAATAAGCATTTGTGCCTATCACTTGATAGTACAGTTGGAGCATATTAATCAAGACTGTCGAAGTATACAATTTGAGTTGACCGCAATGAGGATAACACTGTTATTTTAATAGTGGATTGTCTGTGTCGAGCTaatattactttatttattacCTGTTCAGTAGATTGTGCTGCTGATGGCACTAAGCAACCTTGTACTCTCgagaagacaaaagaggaagagcaagaagaaCTCATAgcaagagagaaggaaggagaaaacaAGGGAGACG is a window from the Scophthalmus maximus strain ysfricsl-2021 chromosome 6, ASM2237912v1, whole genome shotgun sequence genome containing:
- the bap1 gene encoding ubiquitin carboxyl-terminal hydrolase BAP1 isoform X1 codes for the protein MNKGWLELESDPGLFTLLVEDFGVKGVQVEEIYDLQSKCQSPVYGFIFLFKWIEERRSRRKVNTLVDETSVIDEEIVNDMFFAHQLIPNSCATHALLSVLLNCSGVELCTSLSRMKAFTKGFSPESKGYAIGNAPELARAHNSHARPEPRHLPEKQNGISAVRTMEAFHFVSYVPIKDRLFELDGLKAYPIDHGPWGEEEEWTDKARRVIMERIGLATAGEPYHDIRFNLMAVVPDRRVKYESKLEILKRNRQTVLEGLQKMIRLTQPELVHDKKQQDSSSPDDSAIKKETDVEPVTPQRAGQASPVDESGDQSKDAPSHSGNTKVMGKPAVPTGGGPITSPNPIVQRLPAFLDNHNYAKSPMQEEEDLAAGVGRSRMPVPPKPPYSDDEDDYEDDEEEVTGSASTSNRFRRKASLRSRPGRVATGMESQIALSVLAEKLKKEAQRKDAINTPLSVRTEGRTGGICITSASQPSPTPSNESTDTASEIGSAFNSPLRSPARSQATTRPSSPVASHLSRVLFGEDEMLRLDSRHNRAVRELGPSVSIALLHLQEDGVIFALLPSVDCAADGTKQPCTLEKTKEEEQEELIAREKEGENKGDAGPSVELKEEESKDGAEVKPSKEKLTATETAAGSKPPGDKYSPKELLALLKCVEADIANYEVYLKEEVEKRKKYKIDDQRRTHNYDEFICTFISMLAQEGMLASLVEQNISVRRRQGVSIGRLHKQRKPDRRKRSRPYKAKRQ
- the bap1 gene encoding ubiquitin carboxyl-terminal hydrolase BAP1 isoform X2 translates to MNKGWLELESDPGLFTLLVEDFGVKGVQVEEIYDLQSKCQSPVYGFIFLFKWIEERRSRRKVNTLVDETSVIDEEIVNDMFFAHQLIPNSCATHALLSVLLNCSGVELCTSLSRMKAFTKGFSPESKGYAIGNAPELARAHNSHARPEPRHLPEKQNGISAVRTMEAFHFVSYVPIKDRLFELDGLKAYPIDHGPWGEEEEWTDKARRVIMERIGLATAGEPYHDIRFNLMAVVPDRRVKYESKLEILKRNRQTVLEGLQKMIRLTQPELVHDKKQQDSSSPDDSAIKKETDVEPVTPQRAGQASPVDESGDQSKDAPSHSGNTKVMGKPAVPTGGGPITSPNPIVQRLPAFLDNHNYAKSPMQEEEDLAAGVGRSRMPVPPKPPYSDDEDDYEDDEEEVTGSASTSNRFRRKASLRSRPGRVATGMESQIALSVLAEKLKKEAQRKDAINTPLSVRTEGRTGGICITSASQPSPTPSNESTDTASEIGSAFNSPLRSPARSQATTRPSSPVASHLSRVLFGEDEMLRLDSRHNRAVRELGPSVSIALLHLQEDGVIFALLPSDCAADGTKQPCTLEKTKEEEQEELIAREKEGENKGDAGPSVELKEEESKDGAEVKPSKEKLTATETAAGSKPPGDKYSPKELLALLKCVEADIANYEVYLKEEVEKRKKYKIDDQRRTHNYDEFICTFISMLAQEGMLASLVEQNISVRRRQGVSIGRLHKQRKPDRRKRSRPYKAKRQ